TGCTGGCGCGTTTCCCCGCCATCACCGCGCGCCTGACGCGCCCCGGGCGCCGCTCGGTGCTGTACGGGGCGCTCATTGGCGTTCCCATGCCGCTGTGTTCGTGCAGCGTGCTTCCCGCTGCCATGGCCCTGCGCCGCGACGGCGCCAGCAAGGGCGCCACGGCGTCGTTCCTGGTCTCCGTGCCGGAGACCGACGTGGTTTCCATCCTGTTGACGTACGCGCTCATCGGCCCGGTGATGGCCATCTATCGCCCCATCGCCGCCGTGTTCTCCGCGCTGGGGACGGGTCTCGCGGTCGATTCCCTGTTGGACCGCAAGACGCCCGCAGCACAAGCGCCGCCGGTGGCCGACTCCTGCCACTGCGGCAACGGCACGGCCTCGACGGTGCAATCGCCGGCGCGCGATCCGTGGTGGAAGCGCGCGTTGCACTACGGATTCGTCGAGATCTTCGATGACATGATCCTGCAACTGATGCTGGGCATTGCCCTCGCGGCACTCATCGGCATGTGGCTTCCGTCGATCGACGCGAGCTCGCTGGGCGGCGGCGTCTTCTGGCAGTACCTGGTGATGGCGGCCATCGGTATCCCCCTGTATGTGTGCGCCACCGCATCGACTCCGGTCGCGGCCGGTTTCATCGCCGGGGGCATCAGCCCCGGCGCCGCCATTGTGTTCCTGCTGGCGGGACCGGCGACCAACGCGGCCGGCCTGGTGGTGTTGCGCGCGGAATTCGGGCTGCGCTTTCTGGTGACATACCTCGTGTCCATCGTCGTAACCAGCGTCGCGCTGGGTGTGGCGTTCGACGCCCTGGTCGGCTCGTTGTCACTGCCGCCGTTCGACCCGTCGTTCCACATCCACGACGGCGTGTCGCTATGGAAGATGTTGACCGTGGCGGTGTTTCTGCTCATGGCGGCGGCCAGCCTCTACCGCAAACGCTCGCTGCAGCACGCGGCATCACGCCTCAAGCGCCTGACCGAGCGAATGGCGGACCGGTGAAGCGCCCGCTTGACACGCGCCATCGGGAGGTGCATGCTCCGCGCATGCATTCCAATTCGGCCCGTTTCGTCGCCGTCGTCCTCGCCGTCGCGTTTGTGGTGATGGGCATGGTGCACGCCACGCACGCGCACGCCGCGGACGAAGCGTCCGCCACGCACCCCGCGTGCACAACCTGTCAATTCCACGCACCCGCGGCCGGCCAAAGCGGCATCCATGGCACCGGTACCGGGCCCGGTCCCGGCACCCGCCTGCATGCACCTTCGCCCGACACCCGGGTCACCTCCACGCCGGCGCGCAAACACGCTTCGCGCGCGCCTCCCCGCCACCTCGCAATCTAGTTCTCCCGAACTTCTCTTCCGGACACAACGTCCACCCAGCGTGAGGAGGATCCGTCATGAAACATGGGCGGAACGCCGCGACATGGATCGCGGGGATACTGATCGCAACCGCGGGTACGGCCCGCAGCCAGACACTCACCAATCCGGACCTGAGCGCGATCGGCGACATGCGCGTGATCGCGCGCGCGTCAGAGGCAGCCGATTCGCTGGGCCGCGAGCAACTGGAGTTCGACTTCGCCGAGCTCGAGCTCGCCCTCAACGCGTACCTAAATCCCTTCATGCGCGCGGACGTCTTCCTCGGCATCCATGGGCTCGGCCCCGACATCGAAATCGAGGAGGCGTATCTCACCGTACTGCGCGGGCTGCCGCTCTCCCTGCAACTGAGCGCGGGGGCGTACCTGCTCGATTTCGGGCGCATCAACCCCCAGCACCCGCACCAGTGGGCGTGGATCGAACGTCCGCTCATGCAGCAGACCATGCTGGGCGAAGAGGGGCTGCGCGCCGTGGGGCTGCGCGCCACAACGCTGGTGGCTGTCGGGGAGACCGCGGTAACCATCTCGGCAAGCGCTTTCAACGGCGATGCTTTCCATGAGCACGAACATGAGGCGGACGGGGACACCCACGAGGGGGAAACGGTGAAGATCATGGGCTCGGGACGGCTTTCCGCGTTCCGCCAGATCGCCGATACCTGGTCACTGGAAGTGGCCGGCTCGTATCTGGGTGGCGTCTACGACGCAGGAGAGAACCTCGACCTGCGCATCGCCGATGCGGACGCCAAGCTGCACTGGCGACCCGATGCCTACCGTTCGCTGAATTGGATTGCCGAGTTCATGCACAGCAACCGGGAGGTCCCCGACGACAGCACCGGTGCCATTGCCACCGTGGAAGCAAACGGCATCTTCTCCTCCGCCGAGCTGCAATGGCGCCGCCGCTGGTCGGCGGGTGTCTACTACGACTGGTCCCAGAACGCCACCATCGCCGGCGTGGAGGCGACCGCCACGGGCGCCTTCCTCGCCTTCTCCCCCGCCGAGGAGACGGCACGCTTCAGTCTGGTGTACCGGCATCAGACATCGGACATGTACGCGTTCGCGGACAACAGCCTGACGCTGCAGTTCCTGTGGTCGCTCGGCCCGCACAAGCCACACACATTCTAATGAGGAGACATGCGATGAAGACAACGCTCGTTTCGCTGCTCATCCTCGTGCTGGGCGCTTCCAGCGCGTCCGCCGGGGTCAAAGTGGTCACATCGACCACCGATCTGGCATCGATCACCCGGCTCGTCGGTGGCGAACTGGTGGAAGTGACTTCGCTGGCCGCGGGCAACGCGGATCCACACTTCGTGGAGGTGCTGCCCAGCTACATGATCAAGGTGAAGAAGGCGAAGCTGTACCTGCGTGCCGGCCTGGACCTGGACCGCTGGGCGCTTCCCATCATCGACGGGTCGCGCAATGCGTCGTTGCTGGTGGTGGATTGTTCCGCCAGTATCGCGCCGGTCAACCGGCCCACCGGCAAGGTGGACGCGTCCATGGGCGACGTGCACCCGCAGGGCAATCCCCACTACTGGCTCGACCCCGACAACGGGCTGATCATCGCCGCAACCATCGCGGACGCGCTCGCCCGCGTGGATCCCGAGCACGCGGATGCCTACCAGGCCGGGCTGGAGCGATTCCGCACCGAGCTCGAAGTGCACCGGACGGCGTGGCTGCAGAAGGCAAAACCGCTCGAGCACATGGAGATCGTCACCTACCACGACACATGGCCATATTTCTGCAGGGCATTCGGGGTGGACGTGATCGGGTTCATCGAGCCGTGGCCGGGAATCGAACCCACGCCGTCCCACACCGCCTCGCTGATCGAGTTGATCAAGACGCGGGGTGTGAAGATCATTGGACTGGAACCATACAAGTCGCGCCGCACGCCCGAGGCCATCGAGCGCGCGACGGGAGCAGAGATCGTCGAGCTCCCGCCTTCGGTGGGCGGGGCGCCGGGCGCGGATGACTACTTCAGCCTCTTCGACGTCCTCATCGACCGCCTGCTGGAGGGAGCAGAATAGCCATGCTTGAACTGCTGGGCTTTCACTTTGTGCAGCTGGCCGTGTTGACGGTGCTGGTCCTGGCGGGAATCCACGCCTACCTGGGGTATCACGTGGTCAGCCGCGACGTGATCTTCGTGGACCTGTCTCTCGCGCAGGTCTCGGCGCTGGGCGCCACCATCGCCTTCTGCCTGGGGGTTCGCGATCCGGTGCCCGCCTATGTGATATCCCTGTTGTTCACGCTCGCCGGCGCGCTGCTGATATCCCTGTCGCGTACCCGCGACGACCGCGTTCCGCCCGAGGCCTTCATCGGCATCCTGTACGCGGCGGCGGGGTCTTTCCCGCTGCTGCTGCTCTCGCACCACGCGGAGGGGGCGGAGATGCTGCACCACATGATCGCGGGATCGCTGCTCACGGTGTCGCCGCACGAACTCATCAAGATCACCATTCTGTACGCGGTGATCGGAGCCTTCTTCTATCGCTTCCGCCACCGCTTCAATCTGATAAGTACCGATCGCGCGGCGGCGGCGGCGAAGGGATGGAACCTGGTGTGGTGGGACTTCCTGTTCTACGCGGCCTTCGCGGTGGTGGTGACGTCGTCGGTGGCGGTGGCGGGCGTGCTGCTGGTGTTCTCGCTGCTGGTCATCCCGCCGGTGTGCGCGCTGCTGGTGACCACCAGCACCGGCCGGCGCCTCGCGCTGGGCTGGGGGGTCGCGACGGCTGGATCTCTGATCGGGGTGATCGCGTCGGTTGCATGGGACCTCCCGGCAGGGCCCACCGTGATCACGGCGCTGGCGGGGTTGCTGGTGTTGACGGTGGCCGCGCGGCGGTTCGCGCGGCGTTGATCAAGCCTCGCGGGGGGGGAGGATGCCGTACTTGTTGATCTTGGCGTGCAACTGCTGGCGGCTCAGACCGAGCGCCTCGGCCGTGCGCGACACGTTGCCACCGTGCTCGGCCAGCGCCTGGCGGAGCAGGCTCTCTTCGTAGCGCTCCATCTGCGCTTTCAGGGTGCTGCTGTCGCGCGGCGGCGGCGCGGCGCCGGCAGCCCCCAGGAATCGTTCAATCGCCCCGGCCTGGATCACGTTGCGCTCGTCGCGGAAGTGCACGCCGAACTCGATGGCGCCCTTGAGTCCGCGCACGTTTCCCGCCCACGGGTTCGCCAGCAGGAGCGCGCGCGCACCCGCGGAGAGCAGCGGCTGGGGAATACCGGACTCGGCGGAACTGCGCGCCAGGAAGTACTCCGCCAGGGGAATGATGTCCTCGCGGCGTTCGCGCAAGGGCGGCAGGTGGATCTGCGCTCCGTTGAGACGGCTGAACAGATCGTCACGGAACGCCCTGGATTCCACCGCCGCGGAGAGGTCCCGGTGGGTGGCGGCGATGATGCGCACGTCGACCTTCCGGAACACGCTCTCGTCTCCAACCCGGGCCACCTCGCGGGTCTCCAGCACGCGCAGCAACTTGGGCTGCGTCGCCAGAGGCATGTCGCCGATTTCGTCCAGGAAGAGCGTCCCGCCGTCGGCCGCCTCGAACAGTCCCGGGCGATCCGCGACCGCGCCGGAGAACGCCCCCCTGACGTGGCCAAACAGGATGCTCTCGACCAGTTCGTGGGGCATGCCACTGCAGTTGACCGGGATGAAGGGACGGCCCGAGCGTGGACTCAGGCGGTGGATGGCCCGCGCGTACACTTCCTTGCCGGTCCCGGTCTCGCCGTGCATGAGGACGGTGATGTGTGACGGGGCGATCTTCTCCACCGTGGCGATGACCTCGTGCATGGCCTTGTTGCGTGTCGCCATGCCATCCCCGGTGAACTTCTGGGCCAACGGGGAATCGCGCTTCTGGTCGCGCCCCGTCCCCTTCTCCAGTTCACCGTGGTTGCGCGCGTTCTCGATGGCGAACGACGCCTGGGTCGCAAACGCACTCAACACCTGGTGGTTGTCGTCCAGCGGACGCGGGAGCATGTGCGTGCTGTCGGCGTAGATCACGCCGATCAGTTCGTCCCGGTAGACAAGCGGCAGGCACACCGCGGCCACCAGTCCGCCCGCCTGGATGCTGTCGCTGGTCTTGAAGTCGTCCAGCAGCCGCAGGTCGGAGACGGCAAAGGGCTCGTGGGTATCCGCAACCCGGTCCCTGACCGTGTGGCTGATCTCGGGCGTGTCGCTTTCCTCCCACTTCGCCATGTCCGCGTAGCGCCCGGTGAAGGTGGAGAAACCACCATCGGGTTCGCGCAGCATGAGGAACCCGCGTTCACACCCGGTCACCTTGATGATGCCATCGACGATCTTGTTGAGTATCCCCGTGAGATCGGAGGGGGAGGCGAGCAGGATGGCGATGTCGGCGATGATGGCGTACGAGGCGCTGGGGTCCGGCGCGGGGGCGTTCTCCGGCCCCGGCGTCCTGGTGGCGCGCCTGCGGCCCAGTTCCAGGAGCGGATCGGGCCCTCTTCCCCGGTTATTGCGGCGGTTGCTGGACATCGCTCGAGCAACGATAGTAGCACATCCCGCCCGGCGGGAATCAGAGGGTTGTGGCCGGGAAATTGGGTCCCGGACACCGTAATGCTTTGTTAGAAGAATAGTTGCGGGCGCATTCTGTGCCCCGGCAGCGTCTCACGGCCCAACCCGGCAACCCGCCGACAGATCACCGTGTGTCGGGGACAATTTCCCGGCCACATGCAAAGCAAAGAGCCCGCCGGGAGGCGGGCTCTTTTCGGCGTGGGTCTCCCCGGCTAGGGACGGTTCCCACGACGTATTCGCTTCGCACAGTTACCGCTGGGCCTCCCCTGCCGCAACATTGCAGTTGCGACCGGTTTGGGCTATAACATCAACACGTGGGTCATGCCCCCGTTGGGACAGTGACTAACGATTCCAGGTGCTGTTGCCCCAGGTGCTGTTGCCCCAGGTGCTGTTGCCCATGACACCCCAGATGCTCTTGCCGAAAATCGCGAGAACGCTGAGGATGAGGCCGAGATTCGAGAGGATCGTGTAACGCATTTTCTTACCTCCGTTGGACGTTACTGGTTGCGGGCCTTAGCTGCTTGTCCTTGCCCATCGTTTCAGCGTCGGCCTTTCGGTATCCTGTTAAGGCAACCGGCGTACCAACGGGGCACAAAGTTCCGCAAGAATCCTTAACATGTTTTATAACAACGAGTTATTCCATCGGGTTTCCCGTCACGGCGCGATGTTGCTCATGGTTCCCGCCCCCGAGTGTCAGGCATGCTTGACACGCCGGCGCCGCCCGGATGACCACCTCGCCTGCTATCTTGTTACGGAATAAACAGTTAGGAGTGTCAAATGAACTTTACAGTGGGGCGTCATGAAAGGTTGACGGCTGCCGGAAGGAGGGCCCGGCCGCTGGCACTTGCGGCCCTGCTGCTCGCCGGGCTCGCGGGAGGCGCGATGGCGAAGGATCTGTTTCCCTATTCCCCGGTGATCCGGACGCTGGACAACGGGCTGCGCGTGGTCATGGTGCCCTTCGACAGCCCCGGGATCGTCGCCTACTACACCATTGTGCGCGCCGGCTCGCGCAACGAGGTGGAGCCGGGCAAATCCGGTTTCGCCCATTTCTTCGAGCACATGATGTTCCGCGGCACCGCGCGCTTCTCGAACGTGCAGTACAACGCCCTGTTTCGCGACCTGGGCAGCGACGTCAACGCCTACACTTCCGACGACGTCACCGTGTATCACGCAATCTTCGGCAGCGACGGTCTCGAGTCGGTGATCGACGTGGAATCGGATCGTTTCATGAATCTCCAGTATCAGGAGTCGGACTTCAAGCAGGAGGCCAAGGCGGTGCTGGGCGAGTACAACAAGAACTACTCCGACCCCGAGAACAAGATGTACGAGCGCGTGCGCGAAACTGCGTTCACCACGCACACGTACCGCCACACCACCATGGGCTTCCTGGCCGACATCAAGGACATGCCCAACCAGTACGACTACAGCCTGCAGTTCTTCCACCGCTACTACACGCCGTCCAATTGTGTGGTGCTGGTGGTGGGTGACATCGACGTCGACAGGACATTCACCCTGATTGGGAAGTACTACGGTGCGTGGAAGGTTCCTCCGTACCGGCCGGATATCCCGGTGGAGCCGGAGCAGAAGGAGGCGCGTTCATCGCATATCGACTGGGACAATCCCACCCTCCCCTACGTCGCGGTGGCGTTCAAGGTCCCGGCGTTCGGCGCCGGGACGCGCGACAGCGCGGCCATCGACATCCTAGCCGAGTTGCTCTACGAGTCAACCAGCCCGCTCTACCAGGCGCTGGTAGTCGACGAACAGAAGGTGGACGAGCTCAGCGTCTATGTCCCCTCCCGCCGCGACCCGGGGCTCTTCCTGGTCTACGCGCGCGTGCTGGATCCGGCCAATCTCGACGAGGTGCGCGACCGGATATACCAGGCCGCCGAGGACGCGGCGAGCACCGCCGCCGATGGGGAGCGGCTGGACGCGGTCAAATCGAACATCCGCTACTCGTTCGCGATGTCGCTGGACACCGCACGTTCGGTGGCGCGTCACCTCACCTTCGTCATCGGGCTCACCGGCGACCCGGCGACGCTCAACGAACTGTACAACCGCTACGACGAGGTCACGCCGGAGGATCTGCAGCACACGGCGGCCGCCTATCTCACACGGTCGCGGAGCACCGTGGTTACGCTGACGGGAGGTTCCAATTGAGAACACCGATGTCGATCAACCTGGGTATCGCCACCCTGTTCCTGGCGGGCATGATGATCATGAGTCCAATTCGTTCCCACGCCGAACCGGCGCCCACTCCCGCCGTCACGCTCCCCATCCAGTCCTCACCGCTGGTGACGTTTCGCGTCCAGTTCCGCGCGGGAACCATCGATGACCCGGCGGGCAAGGAAGGCCTGACGCGGCTGACCGCGTCGCTGCTGACCGATGGCGGCACGAAATCGCATACCTACAACGAGATCGTGGAGATGCTCTACCCGATGGCCGCGTCTATTGATGTGACCGTCGACAAGGAGATCACCACATTCTACGGCACCACCCACATCGACAATCTGGATCGCTACTTCGAGCTGTTCAGCCAGATGCTGCTGGAGCCACGCTTCGATGCGCGCGACTTCGAACGCGTCAAGACCAGTCAGATCAACTACGTCGCCAAGACTCTGCGTGGCACCAACGACGAGGAGTTTGGCAAGCAGGCTCTGGGTGTGATGATGTACGAGGGCCATCCGTACGGCGCACCCAACGCCGGCACGGTTTCGTCGCTCGAATCGATTACACTCGATGACGTCAGGAGCCAGTGCTCGCGGGTATTCACGCGCGACAACGCGATCATCGGTCTGGCGGGCGGATACCCGGAGGACCTGCAGGACCGCATGGCGAAGGTCATTGCGAAGCTGCCCGCCGGGGCGCCGGCGCGTGTTCCGCTGGGCACGCCTCCCACCATCCAGAATGTCCAGGTCACGGCGGTGGAAAAGGACTGTCTGGCCACCGCCATCTCCATCGGCTTTCCCATCGACGTGACACGCGCCAGCGACGACTTCTACGCGCTGCTGATCGCG
This portion of the Candidatus Krumholzibacteriia bacterium genome encodes:
- a CDS encoding SO_0444 family Cu/Zn efflux transporter — its product is MNAFVSSILSILGESAPYLILGFALAGVLHVVLARFPAITARLTRPGRRSVLYGALIGVPMPLCSCSVLPAAMALRRDGASKGATASFLVSVPETDVVSILLTYALIGPVMAIYRPIAAVFSALGTGLAVDSLLDRKTPAAQAPPVADSCHCGNGTASTVQSPARDPWWKRALHYGFVEIFDDMILQLMLGIALAALIGMWLPSIDASSLGGGVFWQYLVMAAIGIPLYVCATASTPVAAGFIAGGISPGAAIVFLLAGPATNAAGLVVLRAEFGLRFLVTYLVSIVVTSVALGVAFDALVGSLSLPPFDPSFHIHDGVSLWKMLTVAVFLLMAAASLYRKRSLQHAASRLKRLTERMADR
- a CDS encoding metal ABC transporter substrate-binding protein — translated: MKTTLVSLLILVLGASSASAGVKVVTSTTDLASITRLVGGELVEVTSLAAGNADPHFVEVLPSYMIKVKKAKLYLRAGLDLDRWALPIIDGSRNASLLVVDCSASIAPVNRPTGKVDASMGDVHPQGNPHYWLDPDNGLIIAATIADALARVDPEHADAYQAGLERFRTELEVHRTAWLQKAKPLEHMEIVTYHDTWPYFCRAFGVDVIGFIEPWPGIEPTPSHTASLIELIKTRGVKIIGLEPYKSRRTPEAIERATGAEIVELPPSVGGAPGADDYFSLFDVLIDRLLEGAE
- a CDS encoding metal ABC transporter permease yields the protein MLELLGFHFVQLAVLTVLVLAGIHAYLGYHVVSRDVIFVDLSLAQVSALGATIAFCLGVRDPVPAYVISLLFTLAGALLISLSRTRDDRVPPEAFIGILYAAAGSFPLLLLSHHAEGAEMLHHMIAGSLLTVSPHELIKITILYAVIGAFFYRFRHRFNLISTDRAAAAAKGWNLVWWDFLFYAAFAVVVTSSVAVAGVLLVFSLLVIPPVCALLVTTSTGRRLALGWGVATAGSLIGVIASVAWDLPAGPTVITALAGLLVLTVAARRFARR
- a CDS encoding sigma 54-interacting transcriptional regulator, producing the protein MSSNRRNNRGRGPDPLLELGRRRATRTPGPENAPAPDPSASYAIIADIAILLASPSDLTGILNKIVDGIIKVTGCERGFLMLREPDGGFSTFTGRYADMAKWEESDTPEISHTVRDRVADTHEPFAVSDLRLLDDFKTSDSIQAGGLVAAVCLPLVYRDELIGVIYADSTHMLPRPLDDNHQVLSAFATQASFAIENARNHGELEKGTGRDQKRDSPLAQKFTGDGMATRNKAMHEVIATVEKIAPSHITVLMHGETGTGKEVYARAIHRLSPRSGRPFIPVNCSGMPHELVESILFGHVRGAFSGAVADRPGLFEAADGGTLFLDEIGDMPLATQPKLLRVLETREVARVGDESVFRKVDVRIIAATHRDLSAAVESRAFRDDLFSRLNGAQIHLPPLRERREDIIPLAEYFLARSSAESGIPQPLLSAGARALLLANPWAGNVRGLKGAIEFGVHFRDERNVIQAGAIERFLGAAGAAPPPRDSSTLKAQMERYEESLLRQALAEHGGNVSRTAEALGLSRQQLHAKINKYGILPPREA
- a CDS encoding insulinase family protein codes for the protein MNFTVGRHERLTAAGRRARPLALAALLLAGLAGGAMAKDLFPYSPVIRTLDNGLRVVMVPFDSPGIVAYYTIVRAGSRNEVEPGKSGFAHFFEHMMFRGTARFSNVQYNALFRDLGSDVNAYTSDDVTVYHAIFGSDGLESVIDVESDRFMNLQYQESDFKQEAKAVLGEYNKNYSDPENKMYERVRETAFTTHTYRHTTMGFLADIKDMPNQYDYSLQFFHRYYTPSNCVVLVVGDIDVDRTFTLIGKYYGAWKVPPYRPDIPVEPEQKEARSSHIDWDNPTLPYVAVAFKVPAFGAGTRDSAAIDILAELLYESTSPLYQALVVDEQKVDELSVYVPSRRDPGLFLVYARVLDPANLDEVRDRIYQAAEDAASTAADGERLDAVKSNIRYSFAMSLDTARSVARHLTFVIGLTGDPATLNELYNRYDEVTPEDLQHTAAAYLTRSRSTVVTLTGGSN
- a CDS encoding insulinase family protein, yielding MRTPMSINLGIATLFLAGMMIMSPIRSHAEPAPTPAVTLPIQSSPLVTFRVQFRAGTIDDPAGKEGLTRLTASLLTDGGTKSHTYNEIVEMLYPMAASIDVTVDKEITTFYGTTHIDNLDRYFELFSQMLLEPRFDARDFERVKTSQINYVAKTLRGTNDEEFGKQALGVMMYEGHPYGAPNAGTVSSLESITLDDVRSQCSRVFTRDNAIIGLAGGYPEDLQDRMAKVIAKLPAGAPARVPLGTPPTIQNVQVTAVEKDCLATAISIGFPIDVTRASDDFYALLIANSYLGEHRTFNGRLMMRMREIRGLNYGDYSYIEHFVQDGGSTFPLTNFARSQQYFSIWIRPVQTQHRQFALRLAIFELERLVRDGMTQEEFERTRTFLKHYSKLWAQDQNRRLGYLMDSRFYGTEDYIATLPARLDQVTLEQVNAAIRRHLNASNLCVAVITSGADQFLQDLITNKPSPMTYEAEGIAADVIAEDGVVSVYKLNINQSASKIVAAEEMFK